In a genomic window of Sutcliffiella sp. FSL R7-0096:
- a CDS encoding YugN family protein: MKIENTGFENEKVELSRLTDIFEDLGFDLAGQWDYERVTFDRKFETKEGVFYLRVQGFAVEGDVGGSHAMINLLTPLLGKHYYPHGVEYGEGETFPSNVVSTSKSLLKQAKERMDALK, from the coding sequence ATGAAAATTGAAAATACAGGGTTTGAAAATGAAAAAGTAGAATTATCCCGTCTAACGGACATTTTTGAGGATTTAGGCTTTGACCTTGCTGGTCAGTGGGATTACGAGCGAGTTACATTCGATCGAAAATTTGAAACAAAAGAAGGTGTATTCTACCTTCGTGTCCAAGGGTTTGCAGTTGAAGGTGATGTTGGTGGTTCTCATGCTATGATCAATTTGCTTACACCACTTTTAGGCAAACATTACTACCCACATGGTGTGGAATACGGTGAAGGTGAAACATTCCCATCCAATGTAGTTTCCACATCTAAATCATTGTTAAAACAAGCCAAAGAACGCATGGATGCATTAAAATAA
- a CDS encoding Asp23/Gls24 family envelope stress response protein, with protein MLELKKSQTDMSNMLLQTVISICVTDIGGIKTLPPRLLGKFYSILSKDQLNNAVIQYDMENNINIDIFIEVEYSQCIPMKVQELQKLIKQEIEVITGYTVKAVNVYVDGIWVK; from the coding sequence ATGTTGGAGCTTAAGAAAAGTCAAACAGACATGAGTAATATGTTGCTCCAAACAGTCATATCCATATGTGTCACTGATATCGGTGGAATAAAAACTCTTCCTCCAAGGTTGCTGGGAAAATTTTATTCCATACTTAGCAAGGACCAATTGAATAACGCGGTCATCCAATATGACATGGAAAATAATATTAACATTGATATCTTTATTGAAGTTGAATATAGCCAATGTATACCGATGAAGGTTCAGGAACTCCAGAAGTTAATTAAACAAGAAATTGAAGTAATTACAGGGTACACTGTAAAAGCAGTGAACGTGTACGTAGATGGTATTTGGGTGAAATAA